A window of the Brassica napus cultivar Da-Ae chromosome C5, Da-Ae, whole genome shotgun sequence genome harbors these coding sequences:
- the LOC106399588 gene encoding uncharacterized protein LOC106399588: protein MAMALPLGKLTVLIGAGLVGSVLAKDGSLPVVSSLVSGAFKIVFKQLKQEEPSKSRNDTALVAQVNSLRHELQLLASNRPITIVTTEGSGRKYGVIIIIGVIGYGYVWWKGWKLPDFMLATRRSLSDACDSVGNQIDGFYSSLSDTKRELGSEFDRMDCTLDESSVIIKQTGRQVTELRDGTANMKDEVRSVFEAVETLASKVCRIEGNQDLTLKGVGALHAQCLEHKRIQDSNQALLSTSSLPAIEAASLTHSSSEETLLLPPASPRESQSSPSTPNGAQQSHGPLQHTQSISGLKDITESSSTGNGISGQLGRFSVPRTVRTISAVNTVPTN, encoded by the exons ATGGCTATGGCTCTTCCGCTCGGGAAACTAACCGTCCTCATCGGTGCAG GGCTTGTTGGGTCTGTGCTTGCTAAAGACGGGAGCTTACCAGTTGTCTCGAGCCTGGTCTCTGGTGCTTTTAAG ATTGTATTCAAGCAACTGAAACAAGAGGAACCTAGCAAGTCTCGGAATGATACGGCACTTGTAGctcag GTTAACAGTCTTCGGCATGAACTGCAGCTGCTGGCTTCAAACAGGCCTATCACTATTGTTACCACAGAAGGATCAG GCAGAAAGTATGGTGTCATCATTATCATTGGGGTGATAGGCTATGGATATGTGTGGTGGAAG GGATGGAAGCTTCCAGATTTTATGCTTGCGACAAGGCGCAGCTTATCAGATGCTTGTGATAGTGTTGGCAACCAGATCGATGGTTTTTACTCATCTCTCTCG GATACAAAACGGGAGCTAGGTTCAGAATTTGACAGGATGGATTGTACTTTGGATGAAAGTTCagtaattattaaacaaacaGGAAGACAA GTGACTGAGTTACGGGATGGAACAGCAAATATGAAGGATGAAGTTAGGTCTGTTTTCGAGGCTGTTGAAACTCTG GCCAGCAAAGTCTGTCGCATTGAGGGAAATCAG GATCTCACGCTTAAAGGAGTTGGAGCTCTGCATGCTCAGTGTCTCGAGCACAAAAGAATTCAAGATTCTAATCAG GCGTTGCTATCAACTTCATCATTGCCAGCTATTGAGGCAGCTTCTTTGACACATTCGTCCAGT GAGGAGACTCTATTATTGCCTCCTGCTTCACCCCGTGAATCCCAATCATCACCTTCAACCCCTAATGGAGCTCAACAG TCACATGGTCCGCTTCAGCACACTCAATCTATTTCTGGTTTGAAG GACATAACTGAAAGCTCTAGCACAGGAAATGGTATATCGGGACAGCTTGGTAGGTTCTCAGTGCCAAGAACAGTGAGGACTATTAGTGCGGTCAACACAGTGCCTACTAACTGA
- the LOC106397541 gene encoding uncharacterized protein LOC106397541 isoform X2 → MALQLGKLTILIGAGLVGSVLAKDGGLPDVSSFVSGAFKMVFRQLKQGEPAKLASKPHSDALTAQVNTLRHELQLLASNRPITIISTGGSGGRKYAVIIIIGVIGYGYVWWKGFKLEDFMFATRRSLSDACNNVGTQIDGFYSSLSGTKRELGSEIDRMDRTLDASSVTIKQTGREVTELRDGTANMKDEVRSVFEAVETLASKVHRIEGNQDLTLKGVGALHAQCLEHKRIQESNKALPSTSSLPALEPAPVTPSSRTLSLPPPSPRESQSPSTPNGARQSNGPLQHTHSMPGLKDINESSSSRETFSNGTHSGEAMGNTTTSSGLFSIFSMPRIVRTRSAVDAVPANSTGPQ, encoded by the exons ATGGCTCTTCAGCTCGGGAAGCTCACTATCCTCATCGGTGCAG GTCTTGTTGGGTCAGTGCTTGCTAAAGACGGGGGCTTGCCTGATGTATCCAGTTTCGTCTCCGGTGCTTTTAAG ATGGTATTTAGACAACTGAAACAAGGTGAACCTGCCAAATTAGCCAGCAAGCCTCACAGTGATGCACTTACAGCCCAG GTTAACACTCTTCGGCATGAATTGCAGTTGCTGGCTTCAAACAGGCCTATCACCATAATCTCCACAGGAGGATCAG GTGGCAGAAAGTATGCTGTGATCATTATTATCGGGGTGATAGGTTACGGATATGTATGGTGGAAG GGCTTCAAACTTGAAGATTTTATGTTTGCAACAAGGCGCAGCTTATCAGATGCATGCAATAATGTTGGCACCCAGATCGATGGTTTTTATTCATCCCTCTCG GGTACAAAACGAGAGTTAGGTTCAGAAATTGACAGGATGGATCGTACTTTGGATGCAagttcagtaactattaaacaAACAGGAAGAGAG GTGACTGAGTTACGGGATGGAACAGCAAATATGAAGGATGAAGTTAGGTCTGTTTTCGAGGCTGTTGAAACTCTG GCCAGCAAAGTACATCGCATTGAGGGAAATCAG GATCTCACGCTCAAAGGAGTTGGAGCCCTGCATGCTCAGTGTCTCGAGCACAAAAGAATTCAAGAATCCAATAAG gCTTTGCCATCAACTTCGTCACTCCCTGCCCTTGAGCCAGCTCCCGTGACACCTTCATCAAGG ACTCTGTCTTTGCCTCCTCCTTCTCCCCGTGAATCCCAGTCTCCGTCAACCCCTAATGGAGCTCGACAG TCAAATGGTCCACTTCAGCACACTCACTCTATGCCTGGTTTGAAGGATATAAACGAAAGCTCTAGCAGCCGTGAGACTTTCTCCAATGGAACACATTCTGGAGAAGCCATGGGAAACACAACAACAAGTTCAGGCCTGTTTAGTATTTTCTCAATGCCAAGAATAGTGAGGACTCGTAGTGCGGTGGACGCAGTGCCTGCTAACTCAACTGGTCCCCAATAG
- the LOC106397541 gene encoding uncharacterized protein LOC106397541 isoform X1, whose translation MALQLGKLTILIGAGLVGSVLAKDGGLPDVSSFVSGAFKMVFRQLKQGEPAKLASKPHSDALTAQVNTLRHELQLLASNRPITIISTGGSGGRKYAVIIIIGVIGYGYVWWKGFKLEDFMFATRRSLSDACNNVGTQIDGFYSSLSGTKRELGSEIDRMDRTLDASSVTIKQTGREVTELRDGTANMKDEVRSVFEAVETLASKVHRIEGNQDLTLKGVGALHAQCLEHKRIQESNKALPSTSSLPALEPAPVTPSSRQTLSLPPPSPRESQSPSTPNGARQSNGPLQHTHSMPGLKDINESSSSRETFSNGTHSGEAMGNTTTSSGLFSIFSMPRIVRTRSAVDAVPANSTGPQ comes from the exons ATGGCTCTTCAGCTCGGGAAGCTCACTATCCTCATCGGTGCAG GTCTTGTTGGGTCAGTGCTTGCTAAAGACGGGGGCTTGCCTGATGTATCCAGTTTCGTCTCCGGTGCTTTTAAG ATGGTATTTAGACAACTGAAACAAGGTGAACCTGCCAAATTAGCCAGCAAGCCTCACAGTGATGCACTTACAGCCCAG GTTAACACTCTTCGGCATGAATTGCAGTTGCTGGCTTCAAACAGGCCTATCACCATAATCTCCACAGGAGGATCAG GTGGCAGAAAGTATGCTGTGATCATTATTATCGGGGTGATAGGTTACGGATATGTATGGTGGAAG GGCTTCAAACTTGAAGATTTTATGTTTGCAACAAGGCGCAGCTTATCAGATGCATGCAATAATGTTGGCACCCAGATCGATGGTTTTTATTCATCCCTCTCG GGTACAAAACGAGAGTTAGGTTCAGAAATTGACAGGATGGATCGTACTTTGGATGCAagttcagtaactattaaacaAACAGGAAGAGAG GTGACTGAGTTACGGGATGGAACAGCAAATATGAAGGATGAAGTTAGGTCTGTTTTCGAGGCTGTTGAAACTCTG GCCAGCAAAGTACATCGCATTGAGGGAAATCAG GATCTCACGCTCAAAGGAGTTGGAGCCCTGCATGCTCAGTGTCTCGAGCACAAAAGAATTCAAGAATCCAATAAG gCTTTGCCATCAACTTCGTCACTCCCTGCCCTTGAGCCAGCTCCCGTGACACCTTCATCAAGG CAGACTCTGTCTTTGCCTCCTCCTTCTCCCCGTGAATCCCAGTCTCCGTCAACCCCTAATGGAGCTCGACAG TCAAATGGTCCACTTCAGCACACTCACTCTATGCCTGGTTTGAAGGATATAAACGAAAGCTCTAGCAGCCGTGAGACTTTCTCCAATGGAACACATTCTGGAGAAGCCATGGGAAACACAACAACAAGTTCAGGCCTGTTTAGTATTTTCTCAATGCCAAGAATAGTGAGGACTCGTAGTGCGGTGGACGCAGTGCCTGCTAACTCAACTGGTCCCCAATAG